Within Psychrobacter sp. AH5, the genomic segment AGAATGTTTTCATCATTACCGTTTTATTAGGCCAAGCTCATGACGAAAAATAACTCAGATTCTCAAACCATCCCCCAAGGCATCTACCGCCACTATAAAGGCAATCTTTACCAAGTTTTGCACACTGCACGTCATTCCGAAACCGAAGAGCCACTAGTGGTTTATCGCTGTCTTTATGGTGAGTATGGCGTTTGGGTACGGCCTTTAGCTATGTTTAGCGAGACAATCACTCGCGACGGTAAGCAGATACCGCGCTTTGAGTTGATTAAAGCTTTAACGAGCTAAACTTACGTCTATCACTGCCATAATTTCTCATAATGGGCGTCACTAATAGCCGCGATATCTAATTCAGTTAGCATCTCGCGTAGCGCTGACCAACGCTCGTTATTTGGCTCAATGGCTGCTATTAGACGTTTTAAAGTATCATTAATAATATTATCCATCAGTGCCGATGGCGTCTCATTAGTATAACCATAATAAATCTCACGCGCCCTTACAGCGTCATCAACACAAAGCTGCGTCATCTTTTCGCTAACTTTGACAAACTGCTGTATAGCCTCTTGTTTTTTGGCAAAAGTGCTATGCGTCGTCATCAGCTCTAAAGCCGAAAAATTAGGATAAGGCGATAAGTTTTGATCGATAAACGTATAACTAAGCCCAAGATGATTGGCTTCAATGCCCTCAAAGTTATAAAAACACAGCCACGCGCCATCAAAGTCTCCATGTGCATCACCGTGTTGTAAATGATGTAAATGCTGAAAATCAGTCTCTACAAACTCAACTTTATCGTGTTCTAAAACCAAGTCTTTTTGCGCCGCATAACGACGTAGTATCTCAAAACCGATTTTATTAGTAATAGCATTCGCTGATGGGGTGGTAATGCGAATCGGCTGATTTTGATGCAGCTTATCCATACTGCTTTGCTTCATCATGACTCCGCCATCAGTGACAAAAAAACAGCCGAGCGCTTTTAGATCCTCAAAATGATGTTCAAACAGATGAATTGGCTCATTGACGTGCAAATCAATTTCACCAGTCTGCAACGCAGCAAAACCATCATAATGCTCAGTTGGTTCTATCATAGTAATATCAAGTCCAGCGTCTTGATAAGCGCCGGTATAAATCCCTGCAATAAAGGGTAGATGATCAGGGTTCAAAAACCACTCTAACGTCAATATCAGTGCTGTATTCGCCACAAAAATTCCTTATATTATCGGTGTGAGGCTGTTATAGTAAAACTGGCTTTGTTAAAAAGCTATGAATTTATTCATAGTATGAAATATATCTTTATAAGTCTCTTTTAAAAATGTGAGCAGTTTTTTAAAAAGGATAAAGCGCTATGAGTAATGCAACGCTACCAGAACTTGATAACAGCCTTTATCCGCAACTATGGCAACAACGCCTTTATGATAGTCCGCAAGCGCTTTTAAAAGCTATGTTGGAAGGGACGATTGAGCCTGATGCTTATGCTTTTACTAAGCAGTTACAGGCCAATGCTAGTTATCAAGAATGGATTAATACTTCGATATTTGGGCGCTATATTCAGCGTAGTTTTGAGGCGCTTTATAGCCAAACCGAAGACAGCTTTAATATGGATATACCAGCACTGTATCGCAATGAATTGCTGCGTCATGCTCAATACTTACCATTAGAACAAGTATTGTTTGTAGCAGCAGAGATGCCGAAGAACGCTCGCCGTGAGAAGCTTTTTACTACGACTCTAAATCCTGCAACCGCCATATTAGGCGCACAAAAGCTTAAGCAAAACGCGCACAAAGTCACACCAAGTAATAATCAGCAGTTACTAATTAATCAGATTAAGATAAAAGGCAATGAGGTACTAGCGTTTCCGCTGCGTCATAACAAACGCACTAGCGAGCGCATTCGTAACGAGGTACTGATAATGAGTTTTAAAGAGTTACGCTTAGTAAATGAAGAGCTTATTGATAATAAAGGTGTAGAGCGAAGCCTTATAGCTGAGATGATACTGCTTCGCTCTTACGAATTACGTTGATAGCTATTAGTTCGATTTGATAGTTTAGCTATCTTCTTTAGCAATCGTTAAACCATTGAAAGTTTGCGCCACTGGCATGATCTCCATGCGATTGACATTAATGTGAGCAGGAGACTCAATGAGCCACAACAAAATATCGCCGATATCTTCACCGCTCATTGTTTTGAAGCCATCATAAACCTTGGCAGCCTTTTCATCATCGCCATGATAGCGCACGTTTGAAAATTCAGTACCCGCTACATTGCCCGGCTCAAGATTGGTCACGCGCACTTGTGTGCCCAATAAATCGGCACGCAAGTTAAGACTAAACTGCTTCACAAAAGCTTTGGTCGCACCGTAGACATTGCCGCCATAATAAGGCCAAGTGCCAGCGATAGAGCCAACGTTAATGATATAGCCGCTATTGCGTTTTACCATTTCAGGTAAGATGGTATGCGTTAAGGCTATAGTACCTTTGATATTGGTGTCGACCATTTGTAGCCAATCGGCAAGACTAGCGTCAAAAGCAGGTTCCGTACCGAGAGCGAGTCCGGCGTTATTTACTAACACATCGATTTGCGCAAAGTTAGCAGGCAAGTCAGCGATTATCTTTGGTAGCGAGGCCGTCTCACTGACATCCATCTGCACCGGCAAAAACAACTCGCCTAACTCGTTTGCCATGGTTTCAAGCTTCTCTAAGCGCCGAGCACAGCCAATCACGCGGTGACCTTTAGCGACTAATTTCTCAGCCAATGCTTTACCAAATCCTGCACTAGCACCAGTAATTAAAACAATCATAACTATATCCTAATTATAGTCAATCGAAAGTAAAACTGTTATTGACCTAATTGCTTGCCAAATATCTTATCACCAGCATCACCAAGCCCCGGAATAATATAACCGTGCTCATCCAAATGACTATCAAGCGCGGCGGTATAGATAGTGACATCAGGATGTGCTTCATTGACCAAGCGTACGCCTTCTGGCGCGGCGACTAATACTAAAGCCTTGATATTTTTACAACCATGACGCTTGAGCATATCAATAGTAGCGACCATCGAGCCGCCCGTAGCAAGCATTGGATCGACGATTAGCGCTGGGCGTTTATCCATGTGGCTGACGAATTTTTCAAAGAACGGCACTGGCTGCAAAGTCTCTTCATCACGCTGCAGACCGACTACCGA encodes:
- a CDS encoding DUF1653 domain-containing protein, which produces MTKNNSDSQTIPQGIYRHYKGNLYQVLHTARHSETEEPLVVYRCLYGEYGVWVRPLAMFSETITRDGKQIPRFELIKALTS
- a CDS encoding SDR family NAD(P)-dependent oxidoreductase, with the translated sequence MIVLITGASAGFGKALAEKLVAKGHRVIGCARRLEKLETMANELGELFLPVQMDVSETASLPKIIADLPANFAQIDVLVNNAGLALGTEPAFDASLADWLQMVDTNIKGTIALTHTILPEMVKRNSGYIINVGSIAGTWPYYGGNVYGATKAFVKQFSLNLRADLLGTQVRVTNLEPGNVAGTEFSNVRYHGDDEKAAKVYDGFKTMSGEDIGDILLWLIESPAHINVNRMEIMPVAQTFNGLTIAKEDS
- a CDS encoding ABC transporter substrate-binding protein, whose product is MANTALILTLEWFLNPDHLPFIAGIYTGAYQDAGLDITMIEPTEHYDGFAALQTGEIDLHVNEPIHLFEHHFEDLKALGCFFVTDGGVMMKQSSMDKLHQNQPIRITTPSANAITNKIGFEILRRYAAQKDLVLEHDKVEFVETDFQHLHHLQHGDAHGDFDGAWLCFYNFEGIEANHLGLSYTFIDQNLSPYPNFSALELMTTHSTFAKKQEAIQQFVKVSEKMTQLCVDDAVRAREIYYGYTNETPSALMDNIINDTLKRLIAAIEPNNERWSALREMLTELDIAAISDAHYEKLWQ
- the upp gene encoding uracil phosphoribosyltransferase yields the protein MSDLNNDLSINVIDHPLVRHKLSLMREKNCSTYKFRTLTKELARLMAYEASHDFEIETFPMDGWCGEITGEQIIGKTATVVPILRAGLGMLDGVLDLIPTAKISVVGLQRDEETLQPVPFFEKFVSHMDKRPALIVDPMLATGGSMVATIDMLKRHGCKNIKALVLVAAPEGVRLVNEAHPDVTIYTAALDSHLDEHGYIIPGLGDAGDKIFGKQLGQ